A region of the Clostridium estertheticum subsp. estertheticum genome:
TAGGTTGAAATGGCTAGGAATAAGTATGATGTAGATGAAAAATTAGAATCAGAATTTAATATGGGACACGTTAAAAGACTTATGAGATATGTTATACCTTATAAGAAAAAAATGGTTATAACTATAGTAATTATGCTAATAGCATCAGTTGCAAATCTAATTGGGCCATACCTTATTAAGGTAGCACTGGATAGTAAGATACCAAGTAAAGATGTAACGGGGCTTATAATACTTAGTTTAATATATTTAGTTACAGTAATTATTAATGGAGTTTGTTTAAACATAAAAATAAAGTCTATGACAGATATAGGACAAAGCGTAATTTTAAACATAAGAAAAGATTTATTTGAGCACCTACAAAAACTTCCATTTAGTTATTATGATAGCAGACCGCATGGTAAGATATTAGTAAGGGTAGTTAATTATGTAAATTCATTAAGCGACCTTTTATCAAATGGTATCATTAATTTAATTACAGATAGTTTTAGTTTGATTGTAATTATTGTATTTATGTTTTTAATAGATGTTAGACTTACACTGATTGGTCTTGTGGGACTTCCAATACTCGTAGGAGCTGCTTTTACTATTAAGTCACTTCAAAGAAAAGCATTTCAGATTTTAAGTAGTAAATCATCAAACGTAAATGCGTATATTCATGAAAGTATATGTGGTATGAAGGTTACTCAATCTTTTTCTAGAGAAAAAGAAAATTTAAAAATATTTAATGAACTTAGTGATAATTATAGGAAGGCTTGGATGCACGCTATAAAAATTCAATTCTTAATGGGCCCTTTTGTAGATAACATTGGAAATTTAGTTGTGGTTGCAGTTTACATTATGGGAGTGGCATGGATTGCAAATGGGTCGATAACAATAGGTGTACTTATTGCTTTCATAGCATATATAGGTAGGTTCTGGGGACCAATAAATAATATTGCAAACACATATAATGCTATTATAAATAACATGGCTTATTTGGAAAGAATATTTGAAACTATGGATGAGGAACCTAATGTTAAAGATTTACAAGATGCATATGAAATGCCTGAAATAAAAGGCTTGGTAGAATTTAAAAATGTTAATTTTTGTTATGAAGATGGACAAAGAATATTAAATGATGTAAATTTCAAAGCAAATAAAGGTGAGTCGATAGCACTAGTAGGTCCTACGGGGGCAGGTAAAACCACTATAATTAATCTTATAAGCAGATTTTATGATCTCGAGAGTGGAGAGGTGCTTATAGATGGAGTAAATGTTCGGGATGTATTACTTAATTCATTAAGAAAACAGATGGGTATTATGCTTCAGGATTCGTTTATATTCGCAGGTACTATAATGGATAATATAAGATATGGCAAGCTTGATGCAACGGATAAAGAGGTTGTTGCTGCTGCAAAAGTAGTTAGAGCTCATGAATTTATAACTACATTAAGTGAAGGATACAATACCCAGGTAAATGAAAGAGGGTCAAGACTATCAGCCGGTCAAAGACAGTTAATATCTTTTGCAAGAGCTTTACTTGCAGACCCAAGAATTTTAATTTTAGATGAAGCAACTTCAAGCATAGATACAGAGACAGAAATGTTACTTCAAAAAGGTCTTGAAGAACTTTTAAAAGGAAGAACTTCATTTATAATAGCTCACAGACTTTCTACTATAAAAAATTCAGATAGAATAATGTATATTGATCATGGAAGTATTGTTGAATCGGGGAGTCATGATGAACTTATGAAATATAAAGGTGAATATTATGACCTTTATATGAGTCAATATAGGATGCTTGAAGCTATATAGAAAGGTTAAAAATTAAAATAAACATAGATTTAAACATTATAAATATAGAGAGCAAAGTAAACTTATTTAATAGGAAAGTAAAATGGGATTGAAGTTAACTTCAATTCCATTTTACTTTGTATAATACAGTTTAATGACGTATAGGAAAAGTGGTACTATTAAATTTAAATTATCATCTTTAATGTTTACATTTTAATATATTATAAGTAAATATGATATAAAATTCAATTTTATAGTAAATTTTATAGCACTTTAGCCGATAGTAGAAAGTGGGCAAAGATATAACTTTGAAAAAGCAAAGAAATATTGCAAGTTAATTATTTTTAATATCAAAACAAAAGATATATTTAGTTACACCAAGGAGGAATTACATAAATGGAAAATGTAAGAATTTTAAAGGTAGAAATTTATCATCCTGATAATGAGGTATTTAATAGTTTTTATCTGAAGCATTTTAAATCTCAAGGAAAAGACATTGAAGGTTTGTTAAGAGCTTTTGGGCGAGATAAGAGATATATAATCGATGATGATAATGAGAATACTGTTACTATGGGCATAAAAGTAGCTAA
Encoded here:
- a CDS encoding ABC transporter ATP-binding protein, translated to MARNKYDVDEKLESEFNMGHVKRLMRYVIPYKKKMVITIVIMLIASVANLIGPYLIKVALDSKIPSKDVTGLIILSLIYLVTVIINGVCLNIKIKSMTDIGQSVILNIRKDLFEHLQKLPFSYYDSRPHGKILVRVVNYVNSLSDLLSNGIINLITDSFSLIVIIVFMFLIDVRLTLIGLVGLPILVGAAFTIKSLQRKAFQILSSKSSNVNAYIHESICGMKVTQSFSREKENLKIFNELSDNYRKAWMHAIKIQFLMGPFVDNIGNLVVVAVYIMGVAWIANGSITIGVLIAFIAYIGRFWGPINNIANTYNAIINNMAYLERIFETMDEEPNVKDLQDAYEMPEIKGLVEFKNVNFCYEDGQRILNDVNFKANKGESIALVGPTGAGKTTIINLISRFYDLESGEVLIDGVNVRDVLLNSLRKQMGIMLQDSFIFAGTIMDNIRYGKLDATDKEVVAAAKVVRAHEFITTLSEGYNTQVNERGSRLSAGQRQLISFARALLADPRILILDEATSSIDTETEMLLQKGLEELLKGRTSFIIAHRLSTIKNSDRIMYIDHGSIVESGSHDELMKYKGEYYDLYMSQYRMLEAI